One genomic segment of Acinetobacter sp. C26M includes these proteins:
- the umuD gene encoding translesion error-prone DNA polymerase V autoproteolytic subunit, whose protein sequence is MSKKIEFEHGGARTNAGRKAQFSEPTKVIRVPESQVDFIKSWLLNNVKTGTQTDLTTSMKIQNVQAKNDRLYHIPLATERVAAGFPSPAQDHVEQALDLNEFLIRNENSTFIVKANSLSMLDAGIDIDDPLVVDRSLSAKSGDIVIALIDNDFTVKRLMVDHHFSPPKVWLKAENPDFQNIYITEGQELLIWGVVTYNLKPMR, encoded by the coding sequence ATGTCCAAAAAAATTGAATTTGAGCATGGTGGTGCAAGAACCAATGCAGGACGGAAGGCACAATTTAGTGAGCCGACCAAAGTCATCCGTGTTCCTGAATCCCAAGTTGATTTCATCAAAAGTTGGTTACTGAATAATGTCAAAACTGGCACTCAAACTGATTTGACAACATCAATGAAAATACAGAATGTCCAAGCTAAGAATGATCGACTTTATCACATTCCACTGGCAACGGAACGTGTTGCTGCAGGTTTTCCGTCGCCTGCCCAAGACCATGTTGAACAAGCTTTAGATTTAAATGAATTTTTAATTCGTAACGAAAATTCTACTTTCATTGTGAAAGCTAATTCTTTGTCGATGTTAGATGCTGGCATTGATATCGATGATCCGTTGGTGGTGGATCGTAGTCTTTCAGCCAAGTCAGGAGATATCGTTATTGCTTTGATTGATAACGATTTTACGGTAAAGCGGTTGATGGTTGATCACCATTTTAGCCCACCTAAAGTATGGTTAAAAGCTGAGAATCCTGACTTCCAAAATATTTATATTACTGAGGGACAAGAGTTACTGATCTGGGGTGTTGTGACTTATAACCTAAAACCAATGAGATAA
- a CDS encoding heparan-alpha-glucosaminide N-acetyltransferase domain-containing protein translates to MQIPPQRLQAIDALRGLVILIMMVDHVRETFYLHHQVPDPMLITHTDESLFLSRVFAHLCAPVFVLLTGLSAYLYQAKNNIAMTRDFLLKRGLFLIFLELVVINFAWTGSFPPDVIYLQVIWAIGLSMLALAALVGLPRQALWAVSLIIIFGHNLLDQVSFENIPILQNLWMVLHERGWIEFGEFIRFRTSYPVLPWIGVITLGYCIGTIAFKENRDTKQRNLILLNFGLCSIGLFLVLRWINVYGDQAWIVMPTITETTMSFINLTKYPPSLLFILWNVGIGLLLLVLLQKFEAKQWVKPLIVFGSVPMFFYIVHLYVLKALYLIAVNIFGTNQGEYFGVNHVASLWLIAILLSILLYPLVLKFSDFKHRNKHIALLKYF, encoded by the coding sequence ATGCAAATTCCCCCTCAACGCTTACAAGCAATCGATGCTTTAAGAGGTTTAGTTATCCTCATTATGATGGTGGATCATGTTCGAGAAACCTTCTACCTTCACCATCAAGTGCCCGACCCCATGCTCATTACGCATACTGATGAATCACTGTTCTTGAGTCGAGTCTTTGCTCATTTATGTGCACCAGTGTTTGTCCTGTTAACAGGCTTATCCGCGTACCTCTATCAAGCCAAGAATAATATTGCGATGACACGCGATTTTTTGCTCAAGCGTGGGTTATTTCTGATTTTTCTTGAACTGGTTGTGATCAACTTTGCTTGGACGGGAAGCTTCCCACCCGATGTGATTTATTTACAGGTTATTTGGGCCATTGGTTTGAGTATGCTGGCTTTGGCAGCGCTAGTTGGCTTACCACGGCAAGCTTTATGGGCAGTCAGTCTTATTATTATTTTTGGACATAACCTGCTCGATCAGGTCTCGTTTGAAAATATCCCTATCCTACAAAATCTATGGATGGTTTTGCATGAACGAGGCTGGATTGAATTTGGAGAATTTATTCGATTTAGAACATCATATCCAGTTTTACCTTGGATTGGTGTGATCACACTTGGTTATTGTATTGGTACGATCGCATTTAAAGAAAATCGAGATACAAAACAAAGGAATCTGATATTACTCAACTTTGGTTTATGTAGTATTGGCTTATTTCTGGTCTTAAGATGGATCAATGTGTATGGTGATCAAGCATGGATTGTAATGCCAACAATTACCGAAACAACCATGAGCTTTATCAATTTAACCAAATACCCTCCATCTCTGCTCTTCATTCTATGGAATGTTGGTATAGGACTGCTGCTATTAGTGTTATTACAAAAATTTGAAGCTAAGCAATGGGTCAAACCATTAATTGTCTTTGGCTCAGTACCGATGTTTTTCTATATTGTTCACCTATATGTACTGAAGGCTTTATACCTGATTGCCGTCAATATATTTGGAACAAATCAAGGAGAATACTTTGGTGTAAATCATGTTGCATCGCTTTGGTTGATTGCAATCTTGCTCAGTATCCTACTTTATCCATTGGTCCTTAAATTTTCAGACTTTAAGCATAGAAATAAGCATATTGCTTTGCTTAAATATTTTTAG